One genomic segment of Aquipluma nitroreducens includes these proteins:
- a CDS encoding FecR family protein — protein sequence MQNEYDQIELIIAKSLSGEATPEEANELNHWIGKSPSNKRVFGEAKRIWEKSHPFFSASEIAFDREKIKDQIIQQLSKPEKRVGLSVWIYRVAAILALPVMLGIGWYLGSDRNRVETAMCEVTAPKGQISKCVLADGTQIWLNAGTTIKYDASLKGSFREVKLDGEAYFKVSKNKHKPFLVTTKYAQIKVLGTVFNMKAYSGDSNVETTLEEGSVEFSLNGSSAKPVELKPGEQVVFNSSENKLTLGKVDTYLLTAWKDGKYVFKDADLKTIITELERLYDVRIHLQNDSLMQLHFRGMFEYEQNIFSALETLERTTNLKYRMDGRDIWLQ from the coding sequence ATGCAAAACGAATACGATCAGATTGAATTAATTATAGCTAAATCTCTTAGTGGTGAAGCAACTCCTGAAGAAGCCAATGAATTGAATCATTGGATAGGGAAATCGCCTTCAAATAAACGGGTTTTCGGTGAGGCTAAGCGCATTTGGGAAAAGAGTCATCCTTTTTTCTCTGCTTCAGAGATTGCTTTCGACCGCGAAAAAATCAAAGATCAGATCATTCAGCAACTTTCGAAACCTGAAAAGCGGGTTGGTTTATCGGTTTGGATATACCGCGTTGCTGCAATTTTGGCCTTACCGGTTATGTTGGGCATTGGTTGGTATTTGGGTTCGGATCGAAACCGTGTAGAAACTGCCATGTGCGAAGTTACAGCGCCCAAAGGCCAGATTTCAAAATGTGTACTAGCCGATGGAACTCAGATTTGGTTAAATGCCGGAACAACCATCAAGTACGATGCAAGTTTAAAAGGTAGCTTTCGCGAAGTAAAATTGGATGGAGAAGCTTATTTCAAAGTGTCGAAAAACAAACATAAACCGTTTTTGGTAACAACCAAATATGCACAAATCAAAGTATTGGGAACTGTTTTTAACATGAAGGCTTATTCAGGAGATAGCAACGTTGAGACCACTCTGGAAGAAGGAAGTGTAGAATTTAGTCTGAACGGGAGTTCGGCTAAACCTGTTGAATTGAAACCGGGAGAGCAGGTTGTTTTTAATTCCTCTGAAAATAAGTTGACTCTTGGTAAAGTAGATACATACTTGCTCACGGCTTGGAAGGATGGGAAATATGTATTTAAAGATGCCGATTTAAAAACTATTATCACTGAATTGGAGCGTTTGTACGATGTTCGAATTCATTTACAGAACGATTCGTTGATGCAGTTACACTTCAGGGGAATGTTTGAATACGAACAGAATATTTTTAGTGCGCTGGAAACCCTTGAAAGAACAACTAATCTGAAATACCGGATGGATGGGCGTGATATCTGGTTGCAGTAG
- a CDS encoding RNA polymerase sigma-70 factor, giving the protein MLLLLPTMTQEREHILFTEIRNGNEEAFNKAFDLYYSRLCFFSDQILHDFDLSRSIVQQIFVDLWIKRDRLLVASLQAYLYHSTRNASLDVLKHKKVESRYLSSLEPNESIVEADLMEEAELAARINEAIQNLPEKCREIFLLCRFEGLKYAEIADRLNISVKTVEMQISIALKKLRKDLSDYQMIQLLSFFISKKHQLPYRVI; this is encoded by the coding sequence ATGTTACTACTTTTACCGACTATGACTCAGGAAAGGGAACATATTCTTTTTACAGAAATCAGAAATGGTAATGAGGAGGCTTTTAATAAAGCCTTTGATTTGTATTATTCCCGCCTTTGTTTTTTTTCCGATCAGATTCTTCACGATTTTGATTTATCCAGATCAATCGTACAGCAGATATTTGTCGATCTTTGGATCAAGCGCGACAGACTGCTTGTAGCTTCTCTTCAGGCTTACCTTTATCATTCAACCCGCAATGCTTCGCTGGATGTGCTGAAACACAAAAAAGTTGAATCGCGCTATCTGTCATCACTTGAACCGAATGAATCAATAGTTGAAGCTGATTTGATGGAGGAAGCGGAACTTGCAGCGCGGATCAATGAGGCCATACAAAACCTTCCGGAGAAATGTCGCGAGATTTTTTTATTGTGCCGTTTTGAAGGCTTGAAATATGCTGAAATTGCCGATCGGTTAAATATTTCGGTTAAAACTGTGGAAATGCAGATTAGTATCGCCTTAAAAAAACTTCGAAAGGATTTGTCTGATTATCAGATGATACAACTCTTGTCTTTTTTTATTTCAAAAAAACATCAACTTCCTTACAGGGTAATTTAG
- a CDS encoding alpha-amylase family protein — protein sequence MNLSIRISLRFVLWLVLFLNLLYDTDVFGAEPEGKYVFNRSKIHIEGLMSPFEATIDIKEQGLQKYILNIYLHSTFAATPPSFNLSVKFPKDKINQIWNSKTWSNKSYFTIPSYDRAAANFSIISGLTINDHNQITVTCKDAYKAKFVSSNIKEEGDSIVFSLGFFEDNPPLSNLQDYQAEVWVDFRSIHFSKAIYDASSWFLEDEFKKGVATADTTNVPVFSTWYPMHRNIPLENITRDLDSLKTFNFKSVLVDDGWQSLVQMKIDTAYSYDENSFKTMSLFKKKCSDMGLPLYLWYSIPFIGGNPVILKKFDGKYIRYRAPRQMFVLDPRYSDVRKYLVSTYANFLSTWNFDGYWFDFLKGFYPKEGAVIDQDKGRDFVSIDLAVDTLYSDMKTRLNAIKPNFFMGQIFSVVGPNLVSYQNFLTGFVGVENTQVVREKMVNNRLLYGKFTPFMEVVAINQRESEEDIARKLQSVLFGNPYLSFYVTTLPEASKQTIRFWLDYWKTNHKVIFEGSFEPMQVSRFYPGIKVENEQKIIYMVYEDYTINLPVVLNKPVDVINSKTVGNIQFLLNKADAHYNYEIFDCKGVSTEKGIVKCKSKNAVDFAVPTAGFIRITPGQ from the coding sequence ATGAACTTAAGTATTCGAATCAGTTTGAGATTTGTGTTATGGTTGGTTTTATTTCTGAATCTACTTTATGATACAGACGTATTTGGAGCTGAACCTGAAGGTAAATATGTTTTTAATCGGAGTAAAATACATATTGAGGGTTTAATGTCGCCATTTGAAGCAACGATTGACATCAAGGAACAAGGCCTCCAAAAATACATTCTGAATATTTACCTTCATTCGACTTTTGCAGCAACTCCGCCCTCGTTTAATCTATCGGTGAAATTTCCGAAAGATAAAATCAACCAAATATGGAATTCCAAAACATGGTCAAATAAATCATATTTTACAATTCCATCGTATGATAGGGCAGCCGCTAATTTTTCCATTATTTCAGGTCTTACAATAAACGACCACAACCAGATTACGGTTACTTGCAAAGATGCCTATAAAGCCAAATTTGTGAGTTCAAACATCAAAGAAGAGGGCGACTCGATTGTGTTTAGCCTCGGATTTTTTGAGGACAATCCCCCTCTTTCCAATTTGCAGGATTATCAGGCCGAAGTTTGGGTCGATTTCAGGAGTATTCATTTTTCAAAGGCAATTTACGATGCGTCATCCTGGTTTTTAGAAGACGAATTTAAAAAGGGCGTTGCTACTGCAGATACCACAAATGTTCCTGTGTTTTCGACCTGGTATCCCATGCACCGTAATATTCCACTCGAAAATATTACCAGAGATTTGGATTCGTTGAAGACCTTTAATTTTAAGTCAGTTTTAGTCGATGACGGATGGCAGAGTTTGGTTCAGATGAAAATAGATACTGCATACTCCTACGATGAGAATAGTTTCAAAACGATGAGTTTGTTTAAGAAGAAATGTTCGGATATGGGGCTTCCTTTATATCTGTGGTATTCCATCCCGTTTATTGGAGGTAATCCGGTTATTTTAAAGAAGTTTGATGGCAAATACATCCGATACAGAGCTCCGCGCCAAATGTTTGTACTCGATCCAAGGTATTCAGATGTAAGAAAATATTTGGTCAGTACGTATGCAAATTTTTTATCGACATGGAATTTTGATGGTTATTGGTTTGACTTTCTGAAGGGTTTTTATCCGAAAGAAGGAGCTGTTATTGATCAGGATAAAGGTCGCGATTTTGTTTCCATCGATTTAGCGGTTGATACGTTATATTCCGACATGAAGACCAGGCTCAATGCCATAAAACCTAATTTTTTCATGGGGCAGATATTCTCGGTTGTTGGACCAAATCTGGTGAGTTATCAAAATTTCCTGACTGGATTTGTTGGTGTCGAAAATACTCAGGTTGTGCGCGAAAAGATGGTAAACAATCGCTTACTTTATGGAAAGTTTACCCCATTTATGGAAGTCGTTGCAATTAATCAGAGGGAATCGGAGGAAGATATTGCACGTAAATTGCAATCGGTATTGTTTGGAAATCCTTATCTTTCATTTTATGTAACTACTCTTCCGGAAGCTTCAAAGCAAACGATTAGGTTCTGGCTTGACTATTGGAAAACGAATCACAAAGTTATTTTTGAAGGTAGCTTTGAGCCGATGCAGGTTTCGAGGTTTTATCCCGGAATTAAGGTTGAGAATGAGCAGAAAATTATATACATGGTGTACGAAGATTATACCATTAATTTGCCTGTTGTTCTGAATAAGCCTGTTGATGTTATTAATTCAAAAACGGTAGGAAATATTCAGTTTCTGCTGAATAAGGCTGATGCTCATTATAATTACGAAATCTTCGATTGTAAAGGAGTGAGTACAGAGAAGGGGATCGTTAAATGTAAGAGCAAAAATGCTGTTGATTTTGCTGTTCCTACTGCAGGTTTTATACGGATAACTCCGGGTCAGTAA
- a CDS encoding VOC family protein, with product MEKQLQDLINHLQHIGIPVSDIAASEAFYNQLGFSKVMQSTFDEDGESGTCIMLKNKNLILELYQLPDKKLKEIRERKDGHIDHITFDVDDIDMTFNLLKSSSFKVIEEQPVFLPFWSNGCKYFNILGPDGERLEFNQIL from the coding sequence ATGGAAAAACAATTACAAGATTTAATAAACCACTTGCAGCATATCGGCATTCCGGTCTCTGATATTGCTGCTTCGGAAGCTTTTTATAATCAATTGGGATTTAGCAAGGTCATGCAATCAACCTTTGATGAAGATGGAGAATCAGGCACTTGCATCATGTTAAAGAATAAGAACCTGATCCTTGAATTGTACCAACTTCCTGATAAAAAACTCAAAGAAATCAGGGAACGAAAGGATGGCCACATCGATCACATCACTTTCGATGTTGATGACATTGATATGACTTTTAATCTGCTGAAGAGTTCTTCGTTTAAAGTGATCGAGGAACAGCCGGTATTTCTTCCTTTCTGGTCGAATGGCTGTAAGTATTTCAATATCCTTGGACCTGACGGTGAGCGACTAGAGTTTAACCAGATTTTATGA
- the rplT gene encoding 50S ribosomal protein L20 has product MPRSVNAVASRAHRKKILKLTRGNFGARRNVWTVAKNTWEKGLQYAYRDRKAKKRNFRALWIQRINAAVRAEDLSYSQFIGLLKKANIEINRKVLADLAMNHPVAFKAIVDKVK; this is encoded by the coding sequence ATGCCAAGATCAGTAAATGCAGTAGCATCGCGGGCTCACAGAAAAAAAATCCTGAAGCTTACCAGAGGTAACTTCGGTGCCCGTAGGAATGTATGGACAGTTGCAAAAAATACCTGGGAAAAAGGGTTGCAATATGCCTACAGAGATAGAAAAGCAAAAAAGAGAAACTTCCGTGCTTTATGGATTCAGCGTATTAACGCTGCTGTTCGCGCCGAGGATTTATCTTATTCACAGTTCATCGGTTTGCTTAAAAAAGCAAATATCGAAATCAATCGTAAAGTTTTGGCTGATTTAGCAATGAATCATCCTGTTGCTTTCAAAGCAATTGTTGATAAGGTGAAATAG
- the rpmI gene encoding 50S ribosomal protein L35 has translation MPKMKTISGAKKRFKLTGTGKIKRKHAFKSHILTKKSTKQKRNLTYWGTVDKADMSNVKAMLNI, from the coding sequence ATGCCAAAAATGAAGACGATCTCCGGAGCAAAAAAAAGGTTTAAATTAACCGGCACCGGAAAAATTAAAAGAAAACATGCGTTCAAAAGTCACATTTTGACCAAGAAAAGCACCAAGCAAAAACGTAACCTGACTTATTGGGGAACCGTTGACAAAGCTGACATGTCGAATGTTAAGGCGATGTTGAACATCTAG
- the infC gene encoding translation initiation factor IF-3: protein MAIAVKRPYNGGRAEVAPQHKINEKIRAQQVRVVGDNIENPGVFSLFEALKMADALELDLVEISPNADPPVCKITDYQKFLYQQKKKQKEIKAKTVQVVVKEIRFGPNTDEHDFQFKMRHAEKFLQEGAKVKAYVFFKGRSILFKEQGEILLLKFAQELEEVGKVEQLPQLEGKRMTMFISPKKKK, encoded by the coding sequence TTGGCCATAGCAGTAAAAAGACCATACAATGGTGGAAGAGCAGAAGTTGCTCCTCAGCACAAAATAAATGAGAAAATTCGTGCACAACAAGTTCGTGTTGTAGGCGATAACATCGAAAATCCAGGTGTTTTTTCGCTGTTTGAAGCTCTAAAAATGGCTGATGCACTTGAACTTGACCTTGTAGAAATCTCTCCAAATGCCGACCCGCCAGTTTGTAAAATAACTGATTACCAGAAGTTTCTTTATCAGCAAAAAAAGAAACAGAAGGAAATAAAAGCAAAGACGGTACAAGTTGTAGTTAAGGAAATCCGATTCGGTCCGAACACCGATGAACACGATTTTCAGTTCAAAATGCGCCACGCTGAGAAATTTCTACAGGAAGGCGCCAAGGTAAAGGCTTATGTATTTTTCAAAGGCCGATCGATCTTATTTAAAGAGCAAGGCGAGATTTTGCTATTAAAATTTGCTCAGGAACTGGAGGAAGTTGGCAAAGTTGAACAGTTGCCGCAACTCGAAGGAAAAAGAATGACCATGTTTATTTCACCTAAAAAGAAGAAATAA
- the thrS gene encoding threonine--tRNA ligase has product MIKITLPDNSVREFESGVSGYDIAESISTRLAKDVLSISVDGEVWDLSRAIDKDASIKLFLWDDREGKETFWHSSAHLTAEAIEFFYPGTQFGIGPTVDNGFYYDIDLPHGQQLVEKDLEKIEKKIIELAREKHDIVRKEISKKDALEMFSAKGDALKEELISELEDGTITVYNQGNFTDLCRGPHLPNTGFIKAVKLTSIAGAYWRGNEKNKMLTRVYGITFPKQKMLEEYLILVEEAKKRDHRKIGKEMELFTFSQNVGQGLPMWLPKGTMLRIQLEDFLKQVQKKFGYEQVMTPHIGNVNLYKTSGHFAKYGADSFQAIKTPQEGEEYMLKPMNCPHHCELYKFKPHSYKDLPVRFAEFGTVYRYEQSGELHGLTRVRGFTQDDAHLFCRPDQIKDEFKKVIDIIFIIFKALNFENYSAQISLRDPKKPEKYIGSIENWDKAEQAIIEASAEKGLNTVTVLGEAAFYGPKLDFMVKDALGRSWQLGTIQVDYNLPERFELEYIGADDKRHRPVMIHRAPFGSMERFVAVLIEHTAGKFPLWLTPEQVVVLPISEKFNDYAKSVSEFLNNCDIRTLIDDRNEKIGRKIRDNELKRIPYLLIVGEQEAENQMVSVRKQGDGDKGTMTHQEFADFIKAEVKEQLSSLYN; this is encoded by the coding sequence ATGATTAAAATTACTTTACCCGATAATAGTGTCAGGGAATTCGAAAGTGGAGTTTCCGGATACGATATTGCCGAGTCAATTAGTACCAGATTGGCCAAAGATGTTCTGTCGATTTCTGTCGATGGAGAAGTTTGGGATTTATCCAGAGCTATCGATAAAGATGCCAGCATAAAATTATTTCTTTGGGACGATCGGGAAGGGAAGGAAACCTTCTGGCATTCATCGGCTCACTTGACAGCTGAAGCCATCGAGTTTTTCTATCCGGGTACTCAATTCGGAATTGGACCTACTGTCGATAATGGGTTTTATTACGATATCGATTTGCCTCATGGTCAGCAATTAGTTGAAAAAGATCTGGAAAAGATTGAAAAGAAAATAATTGAACTGGCTCGTGAAAAACACGATATTGTTCGGAAAGAAATTTCGAAGAAGGATGCTTTGGAGATGTTTTCGGCAAAAGGCGACGCGTTGAAAGAAGAATTGATCAGCGAATTGGAAGACGGAACGATTACCGTTTATAATCAGGGAAATTTCACCGATTTATGCCGCGGACCTCATCTTCCGAATACCGGATTCATCAAAGCCGTTAAATTGACTTCAATTGCTGGAGCTTACTGGAGAGGCAACGAGAAAAATAAGATGTTGACCCGCGTTTATGGGATTACCTTCCCGAAACAAAAAATGCTGGAAGAATACCTGATTTTGGTTGAAGAAGCCAAAAAGCGTGATCATCGTAAGATTGGTAAGGAAATGGAATTGTTTACATTTTCGCAGAATGTGGGTCAGGGGTTGCCAATGTGGTTGCCGAAAGGAACTATGCTTCGAATACAGCTTGAAGATTTTTTGAAACAAGTTCAGAAGAAGTTCGGATATGAGCAGGTGATGACTCCACATATCGGCAATGTAAATTTGTATAAAACTTCAGGACATTTTGCCAAATATGGGGCAGATTCTTTTCAGGCGATTAAAACTCCGCAGGAAGGGGAAGAATACATGCTGAAACCAATGAATTGTCCTCATCACTGCGAATTGTATAAATTTAAACCACATTCATACAAAGATCTTCCGGTTCGTTTTGCTGAATTTGGAACTGTGTACCGTTACGAGCAAAGTGGCGAATTGCATGGTTTGACCCGTGTTCGTGGATTTACTCAGGATGACGCTCACTTATTTTGCCGTCCTGATCAGATTAAGGACGAATTCAAGAAAGTGATTGATATTATTTTTATCATTTTCAAAGCTTTAAACTTCGAGAATTACTCAGCTCAGATTTCGTTGCGTGATCCGAAAAAGCCTGAAAAATATATAGGTTCAATTGAAAACTGGGACAAGGCTGAGCAGGCTATTATTGAAGCTTCGGCTGAAAAAGGATTGAATACTGTAACCGTGTTAGGCGAGGCCGCTTTTTATGGTCCGAAGCTAGACTTCATGGTAAAAGATGCTCTTGGACGCAGTTGGCAACTGGGAACCATTCAGGTTGATTATAATTTGCCTGAGCGTTTCGAATTGGAATACATTGGCGCTGACGATAAACGTCATCGTCCGGTGATGATTCACCGTGCACCTTTTGGGTCGATGGAACGCTTTGTTGCCGTTTTGATAGAGCACACTGCCGGAAAATTTCCGCTTTGGTTAACACCCGAACAGGTTGTGGTATTACCAATCAGTGAAAAGTTCAATGATTATGCAAAAAGTGTTTCAGAATTTCTAAATAATTGCGATATTCGCACGCTAATTGACGACCGCAATGAGAAAATTGGTCGTAAAATTAGGGATAACGAATTGAAACGTATCCCTTATTTATTGATAGTTGGCGAGCAGGAGGCTGAAAATCAAATGGTTTCAGTAAGAAAGCAAGGCGATGGCGACAAAGGAACAATGACCCATCAGGAGTTTGCTGACTTTATAAAAGCTGAAGTTAAAGAACAATTATCGTCGTTATACAACTAA
- a CDS encoding DUF6588 family protein: MKKMILLFCAGFIFLTAYSQTDVIQVLKAGKKDANVLAMAYLNPYAMALGDGLNNGWYNTAKTHKQFGFDFNFSVSAIQVPKSETTFDLNLLGLTNLSPENAANHIAPTVAGTDQVGPRVIVKDDEGNTISSFNTPNGLGLDVVPVPMAQIGFGLLPHTDVIGRFVPKLKYDNNGDEMKIGFWGLGVKHNFKEWIPVIKSLPFDASVFASYSEMNAQSEIKIRPGDFSDGDVRLTADNATNQILKFNTKTSKFGLILSKKIGILTVFGGIGHSKSETAINLFGKYKVETSTGELIFDLTDPIDLTFESKGICMDAGLRLKLAFFSLFGSVNKAEYTSYNAGVSFGFR; this comes from the coding sequence ATGAAAAAAATGATTTTACTTTTTTGCGCAGGATTTATATTTTTGACCGCCTACTCGCAAACTGATGTAATCCAGGTCCTAAAAGCCGGGAAAAAAGATGCCAATGTTCTTGCCATGGCTTATTTGAATCCTTATGCAATGGCTCTTGGCGATGGCTTGAATAATGGTTGGTATAATACTGCAAAAACACACAAGCAGTTTGGATTTGATTTTAATTTTAGTGTTAGCGCAATACAGGTTCCTAAAAGCGAAACGACATTCGACTTAAATTTACTCGGGTTAACCAATTTGAGTCCGGAAAATGCAGCTAACCATATTGCTCCGACTGTTGCAGGTACTGATCAAGTAGGACCTCGCGTTATAGTTAAAGATGATGAAGGAAATACGATCTCGTCATTTAATACACCTAACGGATTAGGGCTAGATGTGGTGCCAGTGCCAATGGCTCAAATTGGTTTTGGATTATTACCACACACCGATGTTATTGGGAGATTCGTCCCAAAATTGAAATACGATAATAATGGCGATGAAATGAAAATTGGATTTTGGGGATTAGGAGTGAAGCATAATTTTAAGGAATGGATTCCGGTTATTAAATCGCTTCCTTTTGACGCCTCCGTTTTCGCAAGCTATTCTGAAATGAATGCGCAAAGCGAAATTAAGATTAGACCTGGAGACTTTAGTGATGGTGATGTTCGTCTTACAGCTGACAATGCCACAAATCAGATACTGAAATTTAATACAAAGACCAGTAAGTTTGGCCTCATACTATCCAAGAAAATTGGTATTTTAACTGTTTTTGGTGGAATTGGTCACAGTAAAAGTGAGACAGCTATTAACCTATTTGGTAAATATAAGGTTGAGACTTCGACTGGAGAACTGATATTTGATTTAACAGACCCAATTGACCTAACCTTTGAATCCAAAGGTATTTGCATGGATGCAGGTCTTCGGTTAAAGTTGGCATTTTTCAGCCTTTTCGGATCAGTAAATAAAGCTGAATACACTTCGTATAATGCAGGGGTGAGTTTTGGTTTTAGATAA
- a CDS encoding S9 family peptidase: MSIKKSFLLILISISLTAFSQKKIELNDVAGRRLFVQKNITGLRSMNDGMNYTSVENQTKIVKYNYKTGNQVEVLFDLSKIENPGFIGFSDYNFSNDETKILFTTNQHPIYRHSFTADYFVWNLTTKEMTPLSTNGSQQLATFSPDGERVAFVRNNNIFVKSLKFGTESQVTRDGKTNEIINGAPDWVYEEEFSFNKAFEWSPDSKFLAFIKFNETEVPMFNMPMYQGQNPELKENQLYPGSYNYKYPKAGEKNSVVSVLVYDLKSKSSVTAETGDDTEQYIPRIKWTADASDLAIMKLNRLQNKLDIVLANPFTGDTRAFFTEKNKRYISEDFFDNFIFLPDNKYIVLNSERDGYSHLYLYDRQGFEVKQLTSGNFDVTTFYGFDPVKKIFYYQAAKESPMRREVYFVSLDGKKSGKLSTQTGTNQADFSSGFQYFINTFTNTETPNVITLHDQTGKLIRTLEENNELKKLLKDYSIGKKEFFSFKTSEGVDLNGWMIKPANFDPTRKYPVVMTQYSGPNSQSVLDKWSIGWDDFLAQEGFVVACVDPRGTGARGEEFRKMTYQQLGKFESDDQVEAAKYIGILSFVDKNNIAIWGWSYGGFMAALCMEKGAGVFKAGISVAPVTNWRFYDSVYTERYMRTPKENPDGYDDNSPLSHAEKIKGKYLIIHGSADDNVHLQNTMEFTERMVQAGVQFDMAVYTNRNHGIRGGNTSMHLYTKMTNYLKEKLQEK; the protein is encoded by the coding sequence ATGAGCATCAAGAAAAGCTTTTTACTTATACTTATAAGTATTTCACTGACTGCATTTTCACAAAAAAAGATAGAACTCAACGACGTAGCTGGCCGGCGCTTATTTGTGCAAAAAAACATTACCGGTTTACGATCAATGAATGACGGAATGAATTACACCTCTGTGGAAAATCAAACCAAAATTGTGAAATACAATTATAAAACCGGAAATCAGGTTGAAGTTTTATTTGATTTATCTAAAATAGAAAATCCCGGATTTATCGGATTCAGTGATTATAATTTCAGCAACGATGAAACGAAAATACTGTTTACTACAAACCAGCATCCGATTTACCGTCATTCGTTTACAGCCGATTACTTCGTTTGGAACCTGACGACAAAAGAGATGACACCACTTTCAACAAACGGGTCTCAGCAACTGGCAACTTTTTCGCCAGATGGGGAGCGTGTTGCATTTGTTCGAAACAACAATATTTTCGTAAAAAGTCTGAAGTTTGGAACTGAAAGTCAGGTCACACGTGATGGCAAAACCAATGAAATTATCAACGGAGCTCCTGACTGGGTTTATGAAGAGGAATTCAGTTTCAACAAGGCCTTTGAATGGTCGCCCGACAGTAAATTTCTGGCATTTATTAAATTCAACGAAACTGAAGTTCCAATGTTTAATATGCCAATGTATCAGGGACAAAATCCCGAATTGAAAGAAAATCAGCTTTATCCCGGAAGTTACAATTATAAATACCCCAAAGCCGGCGAGAAAAACTCTGTTGTGAGTGTACTTGTTTACGATTTAAAATCAAAAAGCAGCGTTACCGCCGAAACCGGTGATGATACCGAACAATACATACCTCGAATCAAATGGACGGCTGACGCTTCTGATTTGGCAATCATGAAATTAAACCGCCTTCAGAATAAGTTGGATATTGTTTTGGCCAATCCGTTCACCGGAGATACCCGGGCCTTTTTTACTGAAAAAAACAAGCGATACATTTCCGAGGACTTTTTTGATAACTTCATTTTCCTTCCTGACAACAAATACATCGTTCTGAACAGCGAACGAGATGGCTATTCTCATCTTTATCTCTACGATCGCCAGGGGTTTGAAGTGAAGCAACTGACCAGTGGCAATTTTGATGTAACCACATTTTATGGCTTCGATCCGGTAAAAAAGATATTCTATTACCAGGCAGCCAAAGAATCGCCCATGCGCCGCGAAGTTTATTTTGTAAGTCTGGATGGCAAAAAATCCGGAAAGTTATCGACTCAAACAGGCACCAACCAGGCTGATTTCAGCTCAGGCTTTCAATATTTCATCAATACGTTTACAAATACCGAAACACCAAACGTCATCACCCTTCATGATCAGACCGGAAAGCTGATTCGGACTCTTGAAGAAAATAACGAATTGAAAAAGCTCTTGAAAGATTACAGCATCGGCAAAAAAGAGTTTTTCAGCTTTAAAACTTCCGAAGGAGTTGATTTGAATGGGTGGATGATCAAACCAGCGAATTTCGATCCGACCAGGAAATATCCGGTTGTGATGACCCAATACAGCGGGCCAAATTCGCAGTCAGTACTTGATAAGTGGAGTATTGGATGGGACGATTTCCTGGCTCAGGAAGGTTTTGTAGTTGCCTGTGTCGATCCACGCGGAACAGGCGCCCGTGGCGAAGAGTTCCGAAAAATGACCTATCAGCAACTGGGGAAATTCGAATCTGATGATCAGGTTGAAGCTGCTAAATATATAGGGATTCTCTCGTTTGTCGACAAAAACAACATTGCCATTTGGGGATGGAGTTATGGTGGTTTTATGGCTGCTCTTTGTATGGAAAAGGGAGCCGGGGTTTTTAAAGCCGGAATTTCAGTAGCTCCTGTTACCAACTGGCGTTTTTACGATAGCGTTTACACCGAACGATACATGCGCACCCCAAAGGAAAACCCTGATGGATACGACGATAATTCGCCACTTTCTCATGCTGAAAAAATCAAGGGCAAGTACTTGATTATTCACGGATCGGCAGATGATAACGTACATCTTCAAAATACGATGGAATTTACAGAGCGAATGGTTCAGGCCGGTGTTCAGTTCGACATGGCTGTCTATACCAACCGGAATCATGGTATCCGTGGCGGTAATACCAGCATGCACCTTTATACGAAGATGACGAATTACCTGAAAGAAAAGCTACAGGAAAAATAG